CCCCCTTCATGCCATGTCCACACCCAATTTATCGAACACCAGTTGAATGGGGTTGCAGACCGAATACTCTTTAGAGCCCGCAAAAAGGAGTCCAACCGCCCGGTTTTTCATGTCAAGCACAAGGGAGCCGCTGTCTCCGGGACCAGAGTTCAATTCTGCCATGATCTGTTCTTGAAAACGGACAGTATCAGAACTGTGGCCCATTGTAACGTTCAGAGTAACCCGCACCGCAGTTACCCGCCCCTCGGTAAGCCCTGTTGTACGCCCGCTTTTCTTAACGGGAAGCCCCGGCTGCGCATCCCCAATGCCGGCAATTTTGCCCACTTCCAAGATCTCCGGTCTTACCAGGCCAGGCTCAAGCGGTCGGGCCACCGCACAGTCAACAAGGTTAATCGCCCCTCGCTGCTCCAGGCGCAAGCAGTAATTGGGACGAAAGGCTTGAATCACCGCGTTCGCGGCCCTCACCCCCAGCGCCGCGATATTACAATCAGCCTCTTTGCTGTACCGGTGAATAGGAACGAACCGCTCAAGGTGCCCGATGATGTCGTCTTCAGTGCCTCCATCATAACTGCCGGGCTGGTAGATGGGATCGCCCGGTTGAGCCCTTCCGTCCTCACCATTAGAAGCATTGGCAAGAACGTGGTTGTTCGACAAAATTAAGAGAGTGCCGGTTTCCCGGTCGCGTACCACGGCACCAAAAGTCCCGGCCGTCACCTTATAATGCCCGATGCTCACACCAGGATGGGCAGGCCGGAATTTTTCCGTCCGCCCTAAAAGACGAATCTCACCCACTTCAATCACGTCGGTAGCACAGCGCCCAATGCGCCTGGGGATGATTTCATCCACCCCCAAGGCCTCGGCGGGCACTTTTTTTTCTACAAAAAAAATAACGGCCAGCTCGTCCGTATCCTGCCGGCCTCTCTTCTTATAACCAAGACCTACTCCGATGACATTAGGGAGCCCTGTATAGCGCTGAGTAGCGACATTCAGGGACCGGTATAATCTCTTCATTCAGCTTCCCCTCCCTTTGATTCAAAGGTCAATTTAGTATATTCAGGGAGGGACTGCTTTGGTGTCTTTTGACCTCTTTATTCCTTCTTTAGCTCTCCTTTTTCCTCCTCCTCTGCCTCTTCCTGGAGTGTCCGGAGCCGCGCCACCAGTTGAGAAAAGGCTGCTTGATACGCTCCTTCTTCGAGATCCCCGGCTTCGTAGCGAAATTGAAGCTCCCTCAGCCGCGCCCTGATGGTGTCAGGGTCGTTTAATTCGGCTTCCGCCCGCTTTGTAATCTCCTTAAAAATAAAGAAGAGACCGCGCCAGGGAAGCAGAAAAAGATCATCCAACAGGAACATCATACTCCCTCTCGGGTAAAAAGAGTTGTAATAAAACTGGAGGGGGCCCAGGGCCCCGTGTATTTAAAATCAAAGCGGTCTTCGAACTTTTCGCAAACCCTGTTAACAAGCCGGTCGAACTCGGCCTCGCGTTCCTTTTCCACGAGAAAAGCCGCGTTCAAAACCATTCGCTCTCCTGCGAGGGGATTTAAAGAAGCCAGGAAGGCACACTCGGCCAGCGGCTCGTAGATCACCCGGACATAAAACCTTCGCCTGTCCTCTACAACCCCGGCCACCAGCTGGCCGAGTTGCAGGCGAAGCCCGGTGCATTCTTCCGGCAGCCGTTCCGCGATTCTCTTTTTCAGTTCTGGAATCCGGGGTTCGGCAGCCTCGATCTCACGGATAAAAGCGTCCTTCTTCCAGATTACTTTCAGGCCCAGCTCTATTTTCCCGGTTAAGTCAGCCAAGACCTGTTTAATTTCAAAGTAATTTTGAGCCAGAAACGCTTCTACAGCAGGCCGGTCCTTCAGGATGGTGCCAAAACGCACCGGAAGTACGGTATAATCCTGGAGAGCGGCCTGCAGCACTTTTTCATGTGTTAAAAGGTTTTCCGGTAGGGGATCGCAAACCGGGCTCGAAGTATCGCTCACCAAACAGGCAAGATCCTGGTAATGAATGGTATAAACCGCCACCTCCACCCCCTTCGAATTGACAGCGAAACAAAGGGAAGCCTGTGTATTGATGATTCCATAGAGATATTTTCTCTCCACTTAGTCCCAGCCCCCCTTTTTCAATTCCCTAAAAGCAGCCTCAAGGTGCTGCCCGCGCACAAAAAGTTCTCCCTGTAAGCCGGCCTCCAGAAACTCCCGAAAAGCAAAGAGGCAGGCCCGCCGGCAGAGCCCCGCCAGTTCAGCACCGGAAAATCCCTCAGTAGCCCTGGCCAGCTGTGCGAGATCAAATCGTTGCTCCAGGGGCCGGTCCCGCAGGTGGAGCGATAAAATCTCACACCGCGCCTCGAAATCAGGCAACGGCAACTCCAGGATCAGGTCGAACCGGCCGGGGCGGAGCAGAGCGGGATCCAGGAGGTCGGCCCTGTTCGTGGCTGCAAGCACAAGAACGCCCTGCAGTTCCTCCAGACCATCGAGCTCTGTGAGGAGTTGACTCACAACCCGCTCTGTCACCTGGTTTACCCCGCCCTGCCGGGCAGGAATTAAGGCATCTATTTCATCAAAAAAAACAATGCAGGGGGCGACCTGACGGGCGCGCCGGAAAACCTCGCGGACACCCTTTTCGGATTCTCCCACCCATTTTGAAAGGAGCTCAGGTCCTTTCACAGAAATGAAGTTGGCTCTGCAGGCTCCCGCAACAGCGCGGGCGAGCAGAGTTTTTCCCGTCCCCGGGGGGCCTGTAAGCAGGATCCCCTTTGGCGGAGCAAGTTTGATCCGGGAAAACAGTTCGGGATAGCGCAACGGCCATGTCACCGCAGCCTCCAGTTCCTGCTTTTCCTTTTTTAAACCGCCCACATCCTGCCAGCTCACCGCCGGAATTTCTACCGCAACCTCCCGGACCGCAGAGGGTTCGACCTCCTTTAACGCCCCCCGAAAATGCTCCATGGTCACCTGCAACCCGGTCAAGATCTCGTACGGAACCTTTTTTTGCGTAAAGTCGAGCTGAGGAAGAACCTCCCGCAGGCAAGTCATGGCCGCTTCCTTACAAAGCATTTCCAGATCGGCCCCCACAAAACCCGGTGTAAGGGCAGCGAGTTGAGGTAGCTCGACATTTGCAGCGAGGGGCATCCCCCGTGTGTGAATCTGGAGGATTTCCAGCCTCCCCTGGACATCTGGAACACCAATCCTGATTTCGCGGTCAAACCGTCCGGGCCGCCGGAGCGCCGGGTCCAGGGCCTGCGGGATATTCGTGGCACCAATCACAATCACCTGCCCGCGCGATTCCAGCCCATCCATGAGAGACAGGAGCTGGGCAACAACGCGTTTCTCTACCTCCCCGGTAACCTCTTCCCGTTTTGGGGCGATGGCGTCAATCTCGTCCAGGAAAATAATGCTGGGAGCCCTATTTCGGGCCTGTTCGAAAATTTCCCGCAGTTTGGCTTCACTTTCCCCGTAAAACTTGTGAACGATTTCCGGGCCCCTCACAGAGATAAAATAGGCGTCTGTTTCGTGAGCTACTGCGCGCGCGATTAAAGTTTTACCCGTACCCGGGGGGCCATGTAAAAGAACCCCTTTTGGAGGCTCAATTCCCAGGCGGTGAAAAAGTTCCGGATATTTGATGGGAAGCTCAATAATTTCTCGGACGCGCTGGATAGCCCGGTTTAACCCACCGATATCTTCGTAGGTAACCCTGGGTCCGCTCGAGCCCTCTCCCTTGCCGGAACGGATCACAATTTTCGCGCCTTCACCGATCACCCCGCCTGCCGCCGGAACAACTTCGAGCGCGGTAAATTCCTGGGCGCGGGTGCCGAACAGGTTGGCTCTTACCTTGTCCCC
The Bacillota bacterium DNA segment above includes these coding regions:
- a CDS encoding gas vesicle protein GvpG, with translation MFLLDDLFLLPWRGLFFIFKEITKRAEAELNDPDTIRARLRELQFRYEAGDLEEGAYQAAFSQLVARLRTLQEEAEEEEKGELKKE
- a CDS encoding GvpL/GvpF family gas vesicle protein; its protein translation is MERKYLYGIINTQASLCFAVNSKGVEVAVYTIHYQDLACLVSDTSSPVCDPLPENLLTHEKVLQAALQDYTVLPVRFGTILKDRPAVEAFLAQNYFEIKQVLADLTGKIELGLKVIWKKDAFIREIEAAEPRIPELKKRIAERLPEECTGLRLQLGQLVAGVVEDRRRFYVRVIYEPLAECAFLASLNPLAGERMVLNAAFLVEKEREAEFDRLVNRVCEKFEDRFDFKYTGPWAPSSFITTLFTREGV
- a CDS encoding CDC48 family AAA ATPase, whose amino-acid sequence is MLFLRVAEALGQDVGRGIARLDPADMARLEVSVGDLVRVEGGRRTMARVMPTRLEQRGKSVIQIDGITRENAQVALGEKARVVRAEAPPVQRLILFPVTAGGYINEDDGRFLGRILDGLPVCKGDKVRANLFGTRAQEFTALEVVPAAGGVIGEGAKIVIRSGKGEGSSGPRVTYEDIGGLNRAIQRVREIIELPIKYPELFHRLGIEPPKGVLLHGPPGTGKTLIARAVAHETDAYFISVRGPEIVHKFYGESEAKLREIFEQARNRAPSIIFLDEIDAIAPKREEVTGEVEKRVVAQLLSLMDGLESRGQVIVIGATNIPQALDPALRRPGRFDREIRIGVPDVQGRLEILQIHTRGMPLAANVELPQLAALTPGFVGADLEMLCKEAAMTCLREVLPQLDFTQKKVPYEILTGLQVTMEHFRGALKEVEPSAVREVAVEIPAVSWQDVGGLKKEKQELEAAVTWPLRYPELFSRIKLAPPKGILLTGPPGTGKTLLARAVAGACRANFISVKGPELLSKWVGESEKGVREVFRRARQVAPCIVFFDEIDALIPARQGGVNQVTERVVSQLLTELDGLEELQGVLVLAATNRADLLDPALLRPGRFDLILELPLPDFEARCEILSLHLRDRPLEQRFDLAQLARATEGFSGAELAGLCRRACLFAFREFLEAGLQGELFVRGQHLEAAFRELKKGGWD